The DNA region GGCGATCGCGCAGCCGGTCTTGCGGGAATCGCGATGGGTGCGGCTGAGATAGCTTCGCGCCATCGCATTGACGCTGACCGGCTTGCCGGGGTCGCGCGCCGCGTGCGCGGCTGCTTCGCCCGCGGTCAGCGCCTGCGCGAGCGCCGCGGCGATCAGGTCCGAACGGGAGGCGAAGTGCCCGTAGAAGCCGCCATGGGTGAGATTCACGCGCTGCATCAGGCCGCCGATGCTGACCGCGTCGATCCCCTTGTCGCGGATCTCGGCCGCAGCTTCGTTCAGAATGCGTTCGCGGCTCCTGGCCTTGTCGGCCTGAGAATGGCCCATGTCATGCAGCCCCTGTTTGACTCTCGTTCAGGATTATGACCATCATTTCTGGATGACAAGTATCATCCACAAAATAACGGTCACAAGGATGGGAGAAACAGATGTCCGGCAGCGCGAGCGAGGGGCGGGTCCGTCACGAACGCCATGACCGCATCCTGAAGGTCGTCATCGACAATCCCGCGAAGAAGAACGCGTTCAGTCCCGACATGATGGAGCAGCTGTCG from Bradyrhizobium genosp. L includes:
- a CDS encoding TetR/AcrR family transcriptional regulator yields the protein MGHSQADKARSRERILNEAAAEIRDKGIDAVSIGGLMQRVNLTHGGFYGHFASRSDLIAAALAQALTAGEAAAHAARDPGKPVSVNAMARSYLSRTHRDSRKTGCAIAALISDVGRADAECRAVMEPHIEAFIANVAETFGDDDDGRAMVVVSAMVGALAISRVLTDSRRSDAVLRTVHDGIIAMASDQ